In the Leishmania donovani BPK282A1 complete genome, chromosome 29 genome, one interval contains:
- a CDS encoding protein kinase, putative: MSLRSAMHASDVDDAGRALQSTQRSIVSISRLTNEMSEVRAMSEGSFGVVKCYRHDFDKLEYAVKQTKRPICGESNLQQQLQEIYALSSFPHRHIVRYFDGWVEDRAVFVRLEKLDDCMASLPPPVSESVLTAMLHQTSTALYELHSHDVVHMDVKPENILKRQLDADTFIFKLCDFGLARPLNGKDSVTGEHFLGLNDDDGDRRYMSPELLKNLHDVVGPPADMYALGKSCEAMMTATEDPSNTSARHLESYSPAFIALIESMLCEDPARRPSAFQVVQATLPERLLSDGGLLELQRRIDAIRCEISDLDASDNDVMSSPRT; this comes from the coding sequence ATGTCCCTTCGGTCTGCAATGCACGCGAGTGATGTGGACGACGCAGGACGGGCGCTACAAAGCACACAACGCTCGATTGTCTCGATCAGTCGCCTGACGAATGAAATGAGCGAAGTGCGCGCCATGTCGGAGGGCTCGTTCGGTGTGGTGAAGTGTTACCGCCACGACTTCGACAAGCTCGAATACGCTGTCAAGCAGACCAAGCGCCCCATTTGCGGTGAGTCGaatctgcagcagcagctgcaagagATCTACGCGCTGAGCTCCTTTCCACACCGCCACATTGTCCGCTATTTTGATGGGTGGGTCGAGGACCGCGCCGTCTTTGTGCGACTGGAGAAGCTGGATGACTGCATGGCATCGTTGCCGCCTCCGGTGAGTGAGAGTGTGCTCACAGCGATGCTCCATCAGACATCTACAGCTCTCTACGAGTTGCATTCCCACGACGTTGTGCACATGGATGTGAAACCGGAGAACATATTGAAACGTCAGCTCGACGCTGACACGTTCATATTCAAGCTGTGCGATTTTGGTCTGGCGCGTCCCCTCAACGGCAAGGACTCGGTGACAGGGGAACATTTTCTCGGACTCAACGATGACGATGGTGATCGGCGGTACATGAGCCCAGAGCTCCTGAAAAACCTGCACGACGTCGTTGGACCACCTGCTGACATGTACGCCCTCGGAAAAAGCTGCGAGGCGATGATGACCGCCACGGAGGACCCCTCGAATACCAGTGCCAGGCATCTCGAGAGCTACTCACCGGCATTCATTGCGCTGATCGAGTCGATGCTGTGCGAAGATCCTGCTCGCCGCCCCAGCGCCTTTCAGGTTGTACAAGCGACGCTGCCAGAGAGACTCCTTAGCGACGGAGGACTGctagagctgcagcgccgcattgACGCAATTCGCTGCGAAATTTCTGACCTGGACGCATCTGACAATGACGTCATGTCGTCTCCACGCACTTGA
- a CDS encoding actin-like protein, putative: MEVTYIADCGHHTLKYAGLSKWNRKTVEVLVKERRNECNAYVADDERLRQCVPQLLSGELRADEELTLILLLDTFHSQKSKASLLYSCFEQFGCKNVCLHYTASAGLYAAGETSGVVVDLGYAGAQLTSVQQGTVQMAMSTRLSSVGTRSLDGELHRLLRGDMTEATLHLVKAHCCSLMERDELVPELTLPDGSVFPYDDRTRSELHRAISALLYSTTSSVPETLRTVYQKHSIRFPDSTSWVQLGGGSLIRGVDEVLTAAMAHPLFRHAPKRLHLKDVTHAPVSGGIILSQLNVFKSMCIGVSDYEEYGPDGCLRMQVADAR; this comes from the coding sequence ATGGAGGTGACATACATTGCCGATTGCGGGCATCACACCCTCAAGTACGCCGGGCTCTCGAAGTGGAACCGCAAGACCGTCGAAGTACTCGTCAAAGAGCGCCGGAATGAGTGCAACGCGTACGTGGCCGATGACGAGCGGCTTCGACAATGCGTACCTCAGCTGCTCTCCGGAGAATTGCGCGCTGACGAGGAGCTGACGCTCATTTTGCTGCTAGACACCTTCCACTCACAGAAATCAAAGGCATCGCTGCTGTACTCGTGTTTCGAGCAGTTCGGGTGCAAGAATGTGTGCCTTCACTACACCGCATCTGCAGGACTCTACGCAGCTGGTGAGACCTCTGGGGTAGTGGTGGACCTCGGCTACGCCGGGGCTCAGCTCACTTCGGTGCAGCAGGGTACGGTGCAAATGGCCATGTCGACGCGACTCTCTTCGGTCGGCACTCGAAGCCTCGACGGCGAGCTGCAcaggctgctgcgcggcgacaTGACGGAGGCGACACTTCACCTTGTGAAGGCTCACTGTTGCTCACTGATGGAGCGGGACGAGCTGGTACCGGAGCTGACGCTACCGGACGGCTCCGTGTTCCCATACGACGACCGGACGAGGAGTGAGCTCCACAGGGCCATCAGCGCGCTTCTTTACTCCACCACGTCTTCCGTGCCGGAAACTTTGCGCACAGTTTACCAGAAGCACTCGATTCGCTTCCCCGACTCCACCTCGTGGGTGCAGCTGGGCGGTGGATCACTAATCCGCGGTGTGGATGAGGTGCTCACAGCAGCAATGGCCCACCCGCTTTTCCGGCACGCGCCTAAGCGGCTTCACTTGAAGGACGTCACGCATGCCCCagtcagcggcggcatcatccTATCGCAGCTGAACGTGTTCAAGAGCATGTGCATCGGCGTTAGCGACTACGAGGAATATGGCCCTGACGGATGTCTCCGCATGCAGGTCGCGGACGCCCGGTGA